GCTTTGGTTTAACACTCAATTTTAGGGAAATACTAacatctacaaatgaaaagccaCTCTAAAAGAAATATGCCTCTAAATCTTACAGTTCTTCCGTGTGGATAACTTATACAAGTAACATAATGTAAGATAGGATTACAAATGTAAAACCAGCTGTATAATTCAAACTGCAACTTAGCTAACAACAGAAGTTATAACAAGGCCTTCCTAAATGAAAAATTTAAAGTATGACCACCAAATTTGACCTAAAACCAAAGCCCAACAAAGCTAGGCCAAAgctgaataaataaaataaactacaCTCATCAAGATGAAAGGGAAATAATACTATGAATCATGAAAAACAGAATCAACCAAGAGCAATTTACAAGCATAcaacataaaaatcatttatatGATATGTAAATGTTATAAAAATGTCAAGCACTAAATGCTAAAGTTATCTCGCAGCCTACAgtaattattaaattttgaaattaggaGTACATACAAATATTAGATAAACAACTAGAAAAGCTTAAAACATAACGTGTTCTTGAAATGGAACTAGTTATAAAAACCTTGTATTTTTGCAGTAAAATAAGCAATGTTCAACAACTTAGATTACTCGGCCTTAGTACTCGGGAGACTGCTCGGACTCGGCCCTATTTTCGATCCTGTTTTGCTCTATTCGGTTATAAGTCAGTCTTCTACTTGAGGAGACTCCCATCTTTTGACACCCTCCAAGGTGAAACTCCTCTCTAGACTGATAAAACCGGGGACATAAGTCATCGCACCAAATGTGAGAAACTCACCCTCCGGGAAAATGTGATGTCGCAATGTTTTATGTTGAGGATGATAAGTGAACAATTGAAGTTGGTCACAATACATTAAGATGTTCCCATCTTTGAGAACTTTAAGAAGCCGAACCATGTCGGTATTTATACCTTCATGTAATGGAGGATTAGGAGTGATGATGAGTTTTTTACTCCAACTATCTTCCACGCCATAATCTCTCTTCACCCAAATAGAAAGTTCAGAGTATAGTGTTATATCACATATACACAAGCAACCTTTAAGTACTCCCAAGTTCCTAAAATGATTATGGACTCCCAAGATGCTAAAATGATCTGTATTCCCAGGAGCCCGTGGAGGAGCTTCCATTGGACGAAATAATTCTCTATCCAAATCGAAAGCACATATTAGTTCACCAGCTAACCAATGGAGGCGGCCACTGACATAGTGACCCCTATCATGTTCATTCAGATGGAAGGGGACATGTCCTAGATCTCTCCACATGCCGGTTCCAAGCGTATAAACCTCGCTCCCTAGGTCATATTCAGTTGAAGGAAATCTACCCTTATAAAAACGTACAATCTTGTACTGTTGGTTCGATTCAACAAGTCCAAAGCCATAATATCCCTTTAAATATGATACTCTGGTGTACTCGGAATCTTGAAGGCGTATGTACTCTTGTGTAATTGGATTGCATACATATGCTGAATCATCATAACTATCTTCTAAGCATATTAACCCATTAACTGATCCAATTAACCCCACATAGTCTCCCAAGGCAAGTCCCGGGGAAAATCTCATCATAGGCTCGTGATGAATATCATGTTGGCGATGTTGGTCATCTAGTTCAACCACTGCAAGGTCACCATCATTGTCATCATCTACGTCCTCGGCGTCTCCTTGATGAAGTAAAAGCATTTTAGATGATATAGAGAGATGCAGACGCGAAAAAAATGGTTCTGAAACTATATTACAC
The genomic region above belongs to Apium graveolens cultivar Ventura unplaced genomic scaffold, ASM990537v1 ctg6653, whole genome shotgun sequence and contains:
- the LOC141703446 gene encoding F-box protein At3g07870-like; this translates as MDLPEELIAEIISRTPVRTIVSCKSVCKRWCNIVSEPFFSRLHLSISSKMLLLHQGDAEDVDDDNDGDLAVVELDDQHRQHDIHHEPMMRFSPGLALGDYVGLIGSVNGLICLEDSYDDSAYVCNPITQEYIRLQDSEYTRVSYLKGYYGFGLVESNQQYKIVRFYKGRFPSTEYDLGSEVYTLGTGMWRDLGHVPFHLNEHDRGHYVSGRLHWLAGELICAFDLDRELFRPMEAPPRAPGNTDHFSILGVHNHFRNLGVLKGCLCICDITLYSELSIWVKRDYGVEDSWSKKLIITPNPPLHEGINTDMVRLLKVLKDGNILMYCDQLQLFTYHPQHKTLRHHIFPEGEFLTFGAMTYVPGFISLERSFTLEGVKRWESPQVED